A stretch of Faecalibacterium duncaniae DNA encodes these proteins:
- a CDS encoding alpha-hydroxy-acid oxidizing protein — MNYADVLNNARQCIGQYCKACPVCNGVACKNQIPGPGAKGVGDTAIRNYNKWAEIRVNMDTLCENSTPDTGVELFGKTFRYPFFAGPVGAVNLHYSDTYTDMTYNDVLVRACAENGIAAFTGDGTNPDVMTMATKAIGAAGGCGVPTIKPWNIDTVKAKMEQAKASGCFAVAMDVDAAGLPFLKNMTPPAGSKSVAELAEIVKLAERPFIVKGVMTVKGALKAKEAGAAAIVVSNHGGRVLDQCPATAEVLPEIAEALKGSGVKILVDGGIRTGVDVFKALALGADAVLICRPFVTAVYGGGEEGVKCYIDKIAAELADTMQMCGAHSLAEITRDMVRI, encoded by the coding sequence ATGAATTACGCTGATGTTTTGAACAATGCCCGCCAGTGCATCGGGCAGTACTGCAAGGCCTGCCCCGTGTGCAACGGTGTGGCCTGCAAAAACCAGATCCCCGGCCCCGGTGCCAAGGGCGTGGGCGATACGGCCATCCGCAATTATAATAAGTGGGCGGAGATCCGGGTGAACATGGACACCCTGTGCGAGAACAGCACCCCCGACACCGGTGTGGAGCTGTTTGGCAAAACCTTCAGGTATCCCTTCTTTGCAGGCCCTGTGGGTGCGGTGAACCTCCACTATTCCGACACCTACACCGATATGACCTACAATGACGTGCTGGTGCGCGCCTGTGCCGAAAACGGCATTGCCGCCTTTACGGGTGACGGCACCAACCCCGACGTGATGACTATGGCCACCAAGGCCATTGGCGCTGCAGGCGGCTGCGGCGTGCCCACCATCAAGCCCTGGAACATTGACACTGTCAAGGCCAAGATGGAGCAGGCCAAGGCCAGCGGCTGCTTTGCCGTTGCCATGGACGTGGATGCCGCCGGTCTGCCCTTCCTGAAGAATATGACCCCGCCCGCCGGCAGCAAGAGCGTTGCCGAGCTGGCCGAGATCGTCAAGCTGGCCGAGCGCCCCTTCATCGTCAAGGGTGTGATGACCGTCAAGGGTGCCCTCAAGGCCAAGGAAGCCGGTGCTGCTGCTATCGTGGTCTCCAACCACGGCGGTCGTGTGCTGGATCAGTGCCCCGCCACTGCCGAGGTCCTGCCGGAGATCGCTGAAGCCCTCAAGGGCAGCGGCGTGAAGATTCTGGTGGATGGCGGCATCCGCACCGGCGTGGATGTGTTCAAGGCGTTGGCTCTGGGTGCTGACGCTGTGCTCATCTGCCGCCCCTTTGTCACCGCAGTCTACGGCGGCGGCGAGGAAGGCGTGAAGTGCTACATCGACAAGATCGCCGCCGAGCTGGCCGATACCATGCAGATGTGCGGCGCACACTCTCTGGCCGAGATCACCCGGGATATGGTGAGGATCTGA
- a CDS encoding ComEC/Rec2 family competence protein, whose translation MPQTGRFVPFAAFFIAGLLWALAGRLRQNPAWGYGICLILGAVLGLVLTGSTQAKWDAIQTAYDGRSVLLEAEVESTSSSYSPGRVRAVLRVETVDREAASLRVECASLPTCSPGDRVKGRFALEMPDDTARLNALADGIALNAAYEKGFALLGQSTSFRARTARLQKRLSTALRQGMASGPAGVLAAMVTGDRTHLSKELRTAYRGAGLSHVLVVSGMHVSILCGDVLGRLLPRRKKRLRGYTGRRVRALFSAVMALLLVGVTGFTPSVLRAAGAVWLSALGVWIYGPPDALTSLGVAGVLMTAGNSYAVCDVGFQLSFAAVVGTLAGGAIVRRSQEAWEKQRAKKKHPRLRFWKRKALGLAGSLWETVCISACASMATFPVLVLRGMSTSLYALVSGAAVLWLVEPILLTGLGAALLGLVPALAPAQRVCSCCAEALAEVLDRWALWVSGWPGAQIWFDTAYAATVCLLLAGLCWLAFHNRVRLRVALPALLLTAGLAVFTGNALNRDVVRVELVGSRNAPAVVISRNESAVILFRGGDVTRCAVETTLERRNIRTVECLIDLRLRPRSAQRMGAEQRIAVDRMALYATRRVRCGPAEVEVLRTRNGCVARIHAAGQTFVTLSGSAALAAPVQADTLLASPARPDCVKYDAILSLSSDYRWMPEALSSGQLCHSFSRAE comes from the coding sequence TTGCCGCAAACGGGACGTTTTGTGCCGTTTGCGGCATTTTTTATTGCCGGTCTGCTGTGGGCGCTGGCGGGCCGTTTGCGCCAAAATCCGGCCTGGGGCTATGGCATCTGCCTGATCCTGGGGGCAGTGCTGGGCCTTGTGCTGACCGGCTCCACGCAGGCAAAATGGGATGCGATCCAGACCGCCTACGATGGCCGCAGTGTCCTGCTGGAGGCAGAGGTGGAGAGTACCTCCTCTTCCTATTCCCCCGGCAGGGTGCGGGCGGTCCTGCGGGTGGAAACGGTGGATCGGGAGGCGGCCTCCCTCCGAGTGGAGTGCGCCAGCCTGCCCACCTGCAGCCCCGGCGACCGGGTCAAGGGCCGCTTTGCGCTGGAAATGCCCGATGACACCGCCCGCCTGAATGCCCTGGCCGATGGCATTGCCCTGAACGCTGCTTATGAGAAAGGTTTTGCACTGCTGGGGCAGAGCACCTCCTTCCGTGCCCGGACGGCCCGGCTCCAGAAGCGGCTGAGCACCGCCCTGCGGCAGGGGATGGCCTCCGGCCCGGCGGGCGTGCTGGCCGCCATGGTTACAGGCGACCGCACCCATCTCTCCAAGGAGCTGCGCACGGCCTACCGGGGCGCGGGGCTTTCCCATGTGCTGGTGGTCAGCGGAATGCACGTTTCGATCCTGTGCGGCGATGTGCTGGGCAGGCTGCTGCCCCGCCGCAAAAAGCGACTGCGCGGCTATACCGGCCGCCGGGTCAGGGCGCTGTTCAGCGCTGTGATGGCATTGCTGCTGGTGGGCGTGACGGGCTTTACGCCCTCTGTTCTGCGCGCGGCGGGGGCCGTCTGGCTCAGTGCGCTGGGGGTCTGGATCTACGGCCCGCCGGATGCCCTGACCTCGCTGGGCGTGGCCGGTGTTCTGATGACGGCGGGCAACAGCTATGCCGTCTGTGACGTGGGTTTTCAGCTCTCCTTTGCGGCGGTGGTTGGCACCCTGGCCGGAGGAGCCATAGTGCGCCGCAGTCAGGAAGCCTGGGAAAAACAACGGGCAAAGAAAAAGCACCCCCGCCTCCGGTTCTGGAAGCGGAAAGCGCTTGGGCTTGCGGGAAGTCTGTGGGAAACGGTCTGTATTTCGGCCTGCGCCTCCATGGCCACCTTCCCGGTGCTGGTGCTGCGGGGGATGAGCACCAGCCTGTACGCGCTGGTGTCCGGTGCGGCGGTGCTCTGGCTGGTGGAACCCATCCTGCTCACCGGTCTGGGGGCGGCCCTGCTGGGACTTGTGCCTGCATTGGCTCCAGCCCAGCGGGTGTGTTCGTGCTGCGCGGAAGCTCTGGCAGAGGTGCTGGACCGCTGGGCGCTCTGGGTGTCCGGCTGGCCCGGGGCACAGATCTGGTTCGACACCGCCTATGCCGCCACGGTCTGCCTGTTGCTGGCCGGGCTCTGCTGGCTGGCGTTCCATAACAGGGTGCGCCTGCGGGTGGCCTTGCCTGCCCTTCTGCTGACGGCGGGGCTTGCCGTTTTCACCGGCAATGCCCTGAATCGAGATGTTGTCCGGGTGGAGCTGGTGGGCAGCCGAAATGCCCCGGCGGTGGTCATCAGCCGGAACGAGAGTGCCGTCATCCTCTTCCGCGGCGGTGATGTGACCCGGTGCGCCGTGGAGACCACGCTGGAACGCCGGAATATCCGCACGGTGGAGTGCCTGATCGACCTGCGGCTCAGGCCCCGGAGCGCCCAGCGGATGGGGGCAGAACAGCGCATTGCCGTTGACCGGATGGCGCTCTATGCCACCCGCCGTGTCCGCTGCGGTCCGGCAGAGGTGGAGGTGCTCCGCACCCGGAACGGCTGTGTGGCCCGCATCCATGCCGCCGGGCAGACCTTTGTTACCCTGAGCGGCAGTGCTGCGCTTGCGGCCCCTGTGCAGGCGGATACCCTGCTGGCCTCGCCTGCCCGGCCGGACTGCGTGAAGTATGATGCGATCCTGAGCCTGAGCAGCGATTATCGGTGGATGCCGGAGGCTCTTTCTTCGGGGCAGCTCTGCCACAGTTTTTCAAGGGCAGAGTAG
- the alaS gene encoding alanine--tRNA ligase, with product MQWTGLNELREKYLSFFESKGHLRLDSFPLVPKNDPSLLLINSGMAPMKKWFLAQEEPPRHRVTTCQKCIRTPDIERVGITARHGTFFEMLGNFSFQDYFKEEVIPWAWEFLTSDEWMAIPKDKLHISVYEEDDEAYDIWTKKVGIAPDHMVRLGKEDNFWEHGSGPCGPCSEIYFDRGPEYGCGKPTCGVGCDCDRYMEIWNLVFSQFDADGKGHYERLARPNIDTGMGLERLACVMQGVGNLFEVDTVQSVLHHVEHIAGKTYGENAKDDISIRVITDHIRSCTFMVSDGILPSNEGRGYVLRRLLRRAARHGRMLGISRPFLVELVETVIQSSESAYPELREHDAYIKKVIGTEEANFARTIDAGMNILNNMIDGLEKAHQHLLKGLDVFKLNDTFGFPLDLTKEIAAEQGIEIDEDGFHAEMKKQKERARAERLKKNISGWSEDLFGGLTVEPTVFTGYETLNDTGVVVALSDEETLTDAIATDEEAKDGVLVVLDKTPFYAEMGGQVADNGLLTGPECSLRVLDVKKTPKGYYVHTCVLESGIVKVGDHLNAQVDKEYRMSVCRNHTATHLLQAALREVLGDHVHQAGSYQDAEITHFDFTHFSAVTPEELARVQKIVNDKIYESMNVTVKEMPIEEAKKLGAMALFGEKYGKVVRVVNIEGWSTEFCGGTHVKNTAQIGGFKIVSESSVAAGIRRIEAVTGRNLLVRANLQEAMLHTVANTLKANNITSLPIRAEAVMAENKAMSKELEEIKAKVAASKVNSLFDNAEEVSGVKIASAYFTGTTGDTLRGMCDSIRDKAVNPVVAVLVGKAEDKVTMAVTVNKLAQEKGLKAGVLVKEISAIAGGKGGGKPDFAMAGLKDETKIDEALAAVKGIVEKQLG from the coding sequence ATGCAATGGACCGGTTTGAATGAACTGCGTGAAAAGTACCTGAGCTTCTTTGAGAGCAAGGGCCACCTGCGTCTGGACAGCTTCCCGCTGGTGCCGAAGAACGACCCCAGCCTGCTGCTGATCAACAGCGGCATGGCCCCCATGAAAAAGTGGTTCCTGGCGCAGGAAGAGCCGCCCCGCCACCGTGTGACCACCTGCCAGAAGTGCATCCGTACGCCGGATATCGAGCGCGTGGGCATCACCGCCCGCCACGGCACCTTCTTTGAGATGCTGGGCAACTTCTCCTTCCAGGATTACTTCAAGGAGGAGGTCATTCCCTGGGCATGGGAGTTTCTGACCAGCGACGAGTGGATGGCCATCCCCAAGGATAAGCTGCACATCTCCGTCTACGAAGAGGACGACGAGGCTTACGATATCTGGACCAAGAAGGTGGGCATTGCTCCGGACCACATGGTGCGTCTGGGCAAGGAGGACAACTTCTGGGAGCACGGCTCCGGCCCCTGCGGCCCCTGCTCTGAGATTTACTTTGACCGCGGCCCCGAGTACGGCTGCGGCAAGCCGACCTGCGGCGTGGGCTGTGACTGCGACCGCTATATGGAGATCTGGAACCTGGTGTTCAGCCAGTTCGATGCCGACGGCAAGGGCCACTACGAGCGTCTGGCACGCCCCAACATCGATACCGGCATGGGCCTGGAGCGTCTGGCCTGCGTGATGCAGGGCGTGGGCAACCTGTTTGAGGTGGATACCGTTCAGAGCGTGCTGCACCATGTGGAGCACATTGCCGGTAAGACCTACGGTGAGAACGCCAAGGATGACATCTCCATCCGTGTCATCACCGACCACATCCGCAGCTGCACCTTCATGGTGTCTGACGGCATCCTGCCCTCCAACGAGGGCCGCGGCTACGTTCTGCGCCGTCTGCTCCGCCGCGCTGCCCGCCATGGCCGGATGCTGGGCATCTCCCGCCCCTTCCTGGTGGAACTGGTGGAGACGGTCATCCAGTCCAGCGAGAGCGCTTACCCCGAGCTGCGTGAGCACGATGCCTATATCAAGAAGGTCATCGGCACCGAGGAGGCAAACTTTGCCCGCACCATCGATGCCGGTATGAACATCCTGAACAACATGATCGACGGCCTGGAAAAGGCACACCAGCACCTGCTCAAGGGTCTGGACGTGTTCAAGCTGAACGATACCTTCGGCTTCCCCCTCGACCTGACCAAGGAGATCGCTGCCGAGCAGGGCATTGAGATCGACGAGGACGGCTTCCATGCTGAGATGAAGAAGCAGAAGGAGCGCGCCCGTGCCGAGCGTCTGAAGAAGAACATCTCCGGCTGGAGCGAGGACCTGTTCGGCGGCCTGACCGTTGAGCCCACTGTCTTTACCGGCTATGAGACCCTGAACGACACCGGCGTTGTGGTTGCCCTGAGCGACGAGGAGACCCTGACCGATGCCATTGCCACCGATGAGGAGGCAAAGGACGGCGTGCTGGTGGTTCTGGACAAGACCCCGTTCTACGCTGAGATGGGCGGTCAGGTGGCGGACAACGGCCTGCTGACCGGCCCCGAGTGCAGCCTGCGTGTGCTGGACGTGAAAAAGACTCCCAAGGGCTACTACGTCCACACCTGCGTGCTGGAGAGCGGCATCGTCAAGGTGGGCGACCACCTGAACGCTCAGGTGGACAAGGAATACCGGATGTCCGTCTGCCGCAACCACACCGCGACCCATCTGCTGCAGGCTGCCCTGCGTGAGGTGCTGGGCGACCATGTCCATCAGGCAGGCTCCTATCAGGATGCGGAGATCACCCACTTCGACTTCACCCACTTCAGCGCCGTCACGCCTGAGGAGCTGGCCCGGGTGCAGAAGATCGTCAACGATAAGATCTACGAGTCGATGAACGTCACCGTCAAGGAGATGCCCATCGAGGAGGCCAAGAAGCTGGGCGCAATGGCCCTGTTCGGCGAGAAGTACGGCAAGGTCGTCCGCGTTGTGAACATCGAGGGCTGGTCCACCGAGTTCTGCGGCGGCACCCACGTCAAGAACACCGCCCAGATTGGCGGCTTCAAGATCGTCAGCGAATCCTCTGTTGCCGCCGGTATCCGCCGCATCGAGGCTGTCACCGGCCGCAACCTGCTCGTCCGTGCAAATCTGCAGGAGGCAATGCTGCACACCGTGGCCAACACCCTGAAGGCCAACAACATCACCTCTCTGCCCATCCGTGCCGAGGCCGTCATGGCCGAGAACAAGGCCATGAGCAAGGAGCTGGAGGAGATCAAGGCCAAGGTCGCCGCTTCCAAGGTCAACAGCCTGTTCGACAATGCTGAGGAAGTGAGCGGCGTGAAGATCGCTTCTGCCTACTTCACCGGCACCACCGGCGACACCCTGCGCGGTATGTGCGACAGCATCCGCGACAAGGCTGTCAACCCTGTGGTCGCTGTTCTGGTGGGCAAGGCTGAGGATAAGGTCACCATGGCTGTCACCGTGAACAAGCTGGCACAGGAAAAGGGCCTCAAGGCTGGCGTGCTGGTCAAGGAGATCAGTGCCATTGCAGGCGGCAAGGGCGGCGGCAAGCCCGACTTTGCAATGGCCGGCCTGAAGGACGAGACCAAGATCGACGAGGCTCTGGCCGCTGTCAAGGGCATCGTTGAGAAGCAGCTGGGCTGA
- a CDS encoding phosphoribosyltransferase family protein, with product MAKTYTLNVAGLTRELTICKVNDHMDIAAFIMLGDAELTVAAATELLKKCPEFDILLTAEAKGIPLAHEMSRQSGKPYICARKGEKLYMADPVVVEDQSITTAGKQKLVIDRKELDKMNGKRVLVVDDVISTGGSLKALDALAEKTQCTIVGQAAVLAEGDAAERKDIIFLEPLPLFFH from the coding sequence ATGGCAAAGACTTATACCCTGAATGTTGCGGGCCTGACCCGTGAACTGACCATCTGCAAGGTGAACGACCACATGGACATTGCGGCCTTCATCATGCTGGGCGATGCAGAGCTGACCGTGGCTGCTGCCACCGAGCTGCTGAAAAAGTGCCCCGAGTTTGATATCCTGCTGACCGCTGAGGCCAAGGGCATCCCTCTGGCACACGAGATGAGCCGCCAGAGCGGCAAGCCCTACATCTGCGCACGCAAGGGCGAAAAGCTCTATATGGCCGACCCTGTCGTGGTGGAGGATCAGTCCATCACCACCGCAGGCAAGCAGAAGCTGGTCATCGACCGCAAGGAGCTGGACAAGATGAACGGCAAGCGTGTGCTTGTGGTGGATGATGTCATCTCCACCGGCGGCTCCCTGAAGGCGCTGGACGCACTGGCAGAAAAGACCCAGTGCACCATCGTGGGCCAGGCCGCTGTTCTGGCCGAGGGCGATGCAGCCGAGCGCAAGGATATCATCTTCCTTGAGCCGCTGCCCCTGTTCTTCCACTAA
- a CDS encoding RluA family pseudouridine synthase, producing MKILKVKCLAPTRLDNYLMQQFPALNPGRLNKALRENKIKLNGKKQPLSTRVMAGDEIKLFILDEVLDADKRVEGPAWKNARGPAQVIYDCPQILVVNKPAGLAVDGPEDDTLLNRALLYLNQQGEYKENDLYTPALCHRLDTGTSGLVIIAKTPEAEQLFLEVIKNREVKKTYLCVTFGRPTPPDGTLGGYLLKDADRGIVKIVPDKQPGAKDVETQYETVAVSGRLALLKVRLITGRTHQIRAHMASIGCPILGDSKYGNNTANRELKLKYQALCAWELVLPRFASPDFADLSGKTFRAPKPWYYQQVLDGTLK from the coding sequence GTGAAAATCTTAAAAGTAAAATGTCTGGCCCCCACCCGGCTCGACAACTATCTGATGCAGCAGTTCCCGGCACTGAACCCGGGCCGCCTGAACAAGGCTCTGCGGGAGAACAAGATCAAGCTGAACGGCAAAAAGCAGCCCCTTTCCACCCGCGTAATGGCGGGCGACGAGATCAAGCTGTTCATCCTGGACGAGGTGCTGGATGCCGACAAGCGGGTGGAAGGCCCGGCGTGGAAGAACGCCCGCGGCCCGGCACAGGTCATCTACGACTGCCCGCAGATCCTTGTGGTGAACAAGCCCGCAGGCCTTGCCGTGGACGGCCCCGAGGACGACACCCTGCTCAACCGTGCTCTGCTCTACCTCAACCAGCAGGGTGAGTACAAGGAGAACGATCTGTACACTCCGGCCCTCTGCCACCGGCTGGACACCGGCACCAGCGGCTTGGTCATCATTGCCAAGACCCCCGAGGCCGAGCAGCTGTTCCTCGAGGTCATCAAAAACCGCGAGGTCAAAAAGACCTACCTCTGCGTCACCTTTGGCCGCCCCACCCCGCCGGACGGCACTCTGGGCGGCTACCTGCTCAAGGATGCAGACCGGGGCATCGTGAAGATCGTGCCCGACAAGCAGCCCGGTGCCAAAGACGTGGAGACCCAGTACGAGACCGTTGCCGTCTCCGGCCGTCTGGCCCTGCTCAAGGTCCGGCTCATCACCGGCCGCACCCACCAGATCCGCGCCCACATGGCAAGCATCGGCTGCCCCATCCTGGGCGACAGCAAATACGGCAACAACACCGCCAACCGGGAGCTTAAGCTCAAGTATCAGGCCCTCTGCGCCTGGGAGCTGGTCCTCCCCCGCTTCGCCTCCCCCGACTTCGCCGACCTTTCCGGCAAGACCTTCCGCGCACCGAAGCCCTGGTATTACCAGCAGGTGCTGGATGGAACGTTGAAGTAA
- a CDS encoding helix-turn-helix domain-containing protein: protein MEITVKVNYKNEKLQKLRQAAGLSQSQLAEAAGVNVRMYQKYEQGDRDISKAQLTTLLRICKALSCKLSDIVTDAETSELLAEYEK from the coding sequence ATGGAAATCACGGTAAAGGTAAATTATAAAAACGAAAAACTGCAAAAGCTCAGACAGGCCGCTGGCCTCTCCCAGTCGCAGCTCGCGGAAGCCGCCGGGGTAAACGTCCGAATGTATCAGAAATACGAACAGGGCGACCGGGATATAAGTAAGGCGCAGCTCACCACGCTGCTGCGGATCTGCAAAGCACTGAGTTGTAAACTTTCGGACATTGTGACCGACGCGGAAACGTCCGAGCTTTTAGCAGAGTATGAGAAATAA
- a CDS encoding IS30 family transposase, with the protein MRRFKHLSKSDRIRIETLNNDGKTPKEIAEVVGVHISTIYRELQRGQYTHRNSDWTEETRYSSDLSEMKYRANLAAKGADLKIGNDHRLAEYIETKIADEKYSPEAVLGEIKAQGLQFNTEIKSKNTIYSYIEKGIFLRLTNKDLPVKGDKKRSYHKVQTQKRAPKGESIEKRPEIIGERSTFGHWEMDTVVSARPGKAAILVLTERLTRNEITAKLPDKSAASVVQALDDLEKEWGELFPRVFQTITVDNGSEFADCPGIERSILAEGSRTKCYYCHPYSSYERGSNENLNKMIRRWLPKGTNFDEIGAEVIQTITNWLNNYPRKILGFLPASAVFQEQMDALLGA; encoded by the coding sequence ATGAGAAGATTCAAACACCTGAGCAAGTCCGACCGGATCCGAATCGAAACCCTGAACAATGACGGCAAGACTCCGAAAGAGATCGCGGAAGTCGTCGGCGTACATATTAGCACAATATACCGCGAGCTGCAGCGCGGACAGTACACGCACCGGAATAGCGACTGGACAGAGGAAACTCGATACAGTTCAGACCTCAGCGAAATGAAATACCGGGCCAACCTTGCGGCCAAAGGCGCCGACTTGAAAATCGGAAACGATCACCGCCTCGCTGAATATATAGAAACCAAGATCGCAGACGAAAAGTACAGCCCGGAGGCCGTGCTGGGAGAAATCAAAGCGCAAGGGCTCCAGTTCAACACAGAGATCAAGAGCAAAAACACCATTTACAGTTATATCGAGAAAGGGATCTTCCTCAGACTCACAAACAAAGACCTCCCGGTCAAGGGTGACAAGAAGCGCAGCTACCACAAGGTACAGACTCAGAAACGCGCACCGAAGGGCGAAAGCATAGAAAAGCGCCCGGAGATAATCGGCGAGCGTTCCACCTTCGGGCACTGGGAAATGGACACCGTAGTGAGTGCCAGACCGGGTAAGGCTGCGATCCTCGTCCTGACTGAGAGACTCACCCGGAACGAGATCACGGCCAAGCTCCCGGACAAGAGCGCGGCCAGCGTGGTGCAGGCCCTCGACGATCTGGAAAAGGAATGGGGCGAGCTTTTCCCTCGCGTGTTCCAAACAATCACCGTAGACAACGGCAGCGAGTTTGCGGACTGTCCCGGCATAGAGCGCAGCATACTGGCGGAGGGATCCCGGACGAAGTGCTACTACTGCCACCCGTACAGCTCATACGAGCGCGGAAGTAACGAGAACCTCAACAAGATGATCCGCCGCTGGCTGCCAAAGGGGACGAACTTCGACGAGATCGGCGCCGAAGTGATTCAGACAATAACAAACTGGCTGAACAACTACCCGCGGAAGATCCTCGGATTTTTGCCAGCCAGTGCAGTATTTCAAGAGCAAATGGACGCCCTTTTGGGGGCCTAA
- a CDS encoding phage tail tip lysozyme — protein sequence MSLTGKNNEEKIWNFLTGKGLNSYGAAGLMGNLFAESGLNPHNLQNTYEKKLGYTDNSYTEAVDSGKYTGFTHDSAGYGLAQWTYWSRKEALLNYVKAAGASIGDLETQLGFLWKELGENYAAVLATLKKATSVRQASDAVLLKYEQPKDQSASVQTKRASYGQTYFDKYATKTTNDTQGGKTMSNSPLVDCTVYSPNHSGKRTHSIDRLTPHCVVGQLSAETIGACFPKGRDASCNYGIGYDGRVCLIVDECNRSWCSSSNANDQRAITIECASDKSEPYAMKSAVYEKLIKLCADICKRNGKTKVLWLGSKEKALTYEPKANEIVLTAHRWFANKSCPGDWLYSRYGELADRINALLGSTDSGSSGGSSTPSGGSGVKYYVQTGAYKQKANADTQLKKVKAAGFDAILKQSGGFYKVQTGAYSKKENADAEVKKLKAKGFDAIVTTDGGSTAGSTNSEIKVGDVVQFSGGSHYGSAAASTAAGTPKAGPAKVTRIVKGAKHPYHIVHTDSQSNVYGWVDAANVSK from the coding sequence AAGCTCGGCTATACAGACAACAGCTACACCGAAGCGGTGGACTCCGGAAAGTATACCGGCTTCACGCATGACTCCGCAGGCTACGGCCTCGCCCAGTGGACATACTGGAGCCGCAAGGAGGCGCTCCTGAATTATGTCAAGGCTGCCGGTGCCTCGATTGGAGATCTGGAGACTCAGCTCGGCTTCCTCTGGAAAGAGCTCGGCGAAAACTACGCCGCAGTGCTGGCCACGCTGAAAAAGGCAACCAGTGTGAGACAGGCTTCCGACGCCGTACTGCTCAAATATGAACAGCCAAAGGATCAGAGCGCAAGCGTCCAGACGAAACGGGCCAGCTACGGGCAGACCTACTTCGACAAATACGCAACCAAGACAACCAACGACACACAAGGAGGTAAAACCATGAGCAATAGCCCATTAGTGGACTGCACAGTTTACAGCCCTAACCACAGCGGAAAAAGAACCCATTCGATCGACCGCCTGACTCCGCACTGCGTAGTCGGCCAGTTATCCGCCGAAACGATCGGCGCCTGCTTCCCTAAAGGCAGGGACGCAAGCTGCAACTACGGGATCGGGTACGACGGCCGCGTCTGCCTGATCGTGGACGAGTGCAACCGTAGCTGGTGCAGCTCCAGCAACGCAAACGACCAGAGAGCGATCACGATCGAGTGCGCCAGTGATAAGTCCGAACCATACGCCATGAAGTCCGCAGTTTATGAGAAACTGATCAAGCTCTGCGCTGACATCTGCAAGAGAAACGGAAAAACGAAGGTGCTCTGGCTCGGCAGCAAGGAGAAAGCTCTCACATACGAGCCGAAGGCGAACGAGATCGTCCTCACCGCACACCGCTGGTTTGCGAATAAATCGTGCCCCGGCGACTGGCTTTATTCCAGATACGGAGAGCTCGCCGACAGAATCAATGCGCTGCTCGGCTCTACTGACTCCGGCAGCTCCGGTGGAAGTTCTACGCCTTCCGGCGGCTCTGGCGTGAAATACTACGTCCAGACGGGAGCCTATAAGCAGAAGGCAAACGCCGACACTCAGCTCAAAAAGGTGAAAGCTGCCGGTTTTGACGCCATTCTCAAACAGTCCGGCGGCTTCTACAAGGTGCAGACCGGCGCCTACTCCAAGAAAGAAAACGCCGACGCCGAAGTCAAAAAGCTGAAAGCGAAGGGCTTCGACGCAATCGTGACGACCGACGGCGGAAGCACTGCCGGATCCACGAACTCTGAGATCAAAGTCGGCGACGTGGTTCAGTTCTCTGGCGGCTCTCACTACGGAAGCGCTGCAGCTTCGACTGCTGCCGGAACTCCGAAAGCTGGCCCGGCCAAAGTCACCAGAATTGTGAAGGGCGCAAAGCACCCGTACCATATCGTACACACTGACAGCCAGTCCAATGTCTACGGCTGGGTGGACGCGGCCAACGTCTCGAAATGA
- a CDS encoding helix-turn-helix domain-containing protein translates to MKLYKYTNGTCNASGPAIRALRERAGISQEQLAAKLQLAGLNLNQKAVSRIETGDRVVPDFELGYFATVLGVPVCTLLEYEK, encoded by the coding sequence TTGAAACTCTACAAGTACACGAATGGAACGTGCAACGCCTCCGGCCCTGCGATCCGGGCCCTCCGCGAAAGGGCGGGAATATCTCAGGAACAGCTCGCCGCCAAGCTACAACTGGCTGGGCTGAATCTGAATCAGAAGGCAGTGAGCCGGATCGAAACCGGCGACCGTGTAGTGCCAGACTTCGAGCTGGGCTATTTTGCGACGGTGCTCGGCGTGCCAGTTTGCACACTGCTGGAATATGAAAAATGA
- a CDS encoding histidine triad nucleotide-binding protein, translating into MEDCLFCMIAEGKIPSNKLYEDDQVVAFYDINPQAKVHFLVVPKKHIQSAAALTEEDGALLGHIFAVIAKLAKEVGLDNGYRVISNVGEDAGQTVKHLHFHVLGGEKLPV; encoded by the coding sequence ATGGAAGATTGTCTGTTTTGCATGATCGCCGAGGGCAAGATCCCCTCTAACAAGCTGTATGAGGACGATCAGGTCGTGGCGTTTTACGATATCAACCCTCAGGCCAAGGTGCACTTTCTTGTTGTGCCCAAAAAGCACATCCAGAGTGCCGCTGCCCTGACGGAGGAGGACGGTGCCCTGCTGGGCCATATCTTTGCCGTGATCGCCAAGCTGGCCAAGGAAGTCGGCCTGGACAACGGCTACCGCGTGATCTCCAATGTCGGCGAGGATGCCGGCCAGACCGTGAAGCACCTGCATTTCCATGTGCTGGGCGGCGAGAAGCTGCCTGTCTGA